A single window of Methanoregula sp. DNA harbors:
- a CDS encoding Zn-ribbon domain-containing protein, with protein sequence MPHKCTKCGREYRDGSTEILKGCASCGGKKFLYVKEADLNKDVLEEKSIEEITDETHQEVLEVRAEPKKDVEMYDRVETIRIVGPGSYELNIEKMAKDDERIISVGKDGVYNIDLLSFTKDTRKKRGKKR encoded by the coding sequence ATGCCACACAAGTGCACCAAGTGCGGGCGGGAATACAGGGACGGGTCTACCGAGATCCTCAAGGGCTGTGCGAGCTGCGGCGGCAAGAAGTTCCTCTATGTAAAGGAGGCGGACCTCAACAAGGACGTTTTAGAGGAGAAGTCGATCGAAGAGATCACCGATGAGACGCACCAGGAAGTCCTCGAAGTCAGGGCTGAGCCTAAAAAAGATGTGGAGATGTACGACCGTGTTGAGACGATCCGCATCGTGGGGCCCGGCTCGTACGAGCTGAACATCGAGAAGATGGCAAAGGACGACGAACGGATCATCTCTGTCGGAAAAGACGGCGTGTACAATATCGATCTCCTCTCGTTTACCAAAGATACCCGGAAAAAGAGAGGGAAGAAGAGATAA
- a CDS encoding Era-like GTP-binding protein, translating to MRIFYQTYGRIKKKFSGFLARFFKKKRTRIGIYGPPNAGKTTLANRIARDWTGDAVGPVSEIPHETRRARKKEDIIISGANGATVTIDIVDTPGVTTRIDYHEFLEFGLDKDEAVIRAREATEGVAEAMHWLREDIDGVIYMLDSTLDPFMQVNIMMVGIIESRKLPVLIVANKIDLPKAAPARIRSAFPQHPVIAISGLEGRNVEELYETMIEHFG from the coding sequence ATGAGAATATTTTATCAGACATATGGCAGAATAAAAAAGAAATTTTCCGGTTTCCTTGCCCGTTTTTTTAAAAAGAAGCGGACCCGTATCGGCATTTACGGTCCCCCTAATGCAGGAAAGACCACGCTTGCAAACCGCATTGCCCGAGACTGGACGGGGGACGCTGTCGGCCCGGTGAGCGAGATCCCGCATGAGACCCGCAGGGCACGCAAAAAGGAGGATATAATCATCTCCGGTGCAAACGGTGCAACTGTCACAATCGATATCGTGGATACCCCCGGGGTTACGACCCGGATTGACTACCACGAGTTTCTGGAATTCGGGCTCGATAAGGACGAGGCAGTCATCCGTGCCCGCGAGGCGACCGAGGGTGTTGCCGAGGCCATGCACTGGCTCCGAGAGGACATCGATGGTGTCATCTACATGCTCGATTCCACGCTCGACCCCTTCATGCAGGTCAACATCATGATGGTCGGCATTATCGAGAGCAGGAAGCTCCCCGTCCTCATTGTCGCAAACAAGATCGACCTGCCAAAAGCTGCACCGGCCCGCATCCGCAGTGCATTCCCCCAGCACCCGGTTATCGCCATTTCGGGTCTGGAGGGAAGAAATGTCGAAGAGCTGTACGAGACGATGATCGAACACTTCGGATAA